A genome region from Indicator indicator isolate 239-I01 chromosome 24, UM_Iind_1.1, whole genome shotgun sequence includes the following:
- the E2F1 gene encoding transcription factor E2F1 has translation MAAAAAAGGAAGLAALLGSASPHLLIVSAAEEPAAGGHTDADLLLFATPQPARPGAAPRRPALGRPPVKRKLNLETDHQYIAESLPAGRGKARNAAKGAKSPGEKSRYETSLNLTTKRFLELLSQSPDGVVDLNWAAEVLKVQKRRIYDITNVLEGIQLITKKSKNNIQWLGNQATVGAPSRHRLLEKELRELQAAERQLDDLIQMCSVQLRLLTEDPANQHAAYVTCQDLRSVVDPSEQMVMVIKAPPETQLQVSDPAEAFQVSVQSTQGPIDVFLCPEDSSGVCSPVKSPFKAPTEESSPSHSQPRASPLLHPAQDVNMSLLPGEQEALLPGTSTMAGKSPAEDVSLSPLASMDALLEQSREDFAGFLADEFINLSPPQAQDYHFGLEEGEGISELFDCDFGDFTPLDF, from the exons atggcggcggcggcggcggcgggaggcgCGGCGGGGCTGGCGGCGCTGCTGGGCAGCGCCTCCCCGCACCTCCTCATCGTCTCCGCCGCCGAGGAACCCGCGGCCGGCGGACACACCGACGCTGACCTTTTGCTTTTCGCCACGCCGCAACCCGCCCGGCCCGGAGCCGCGCCGAGACGGCCTGCGCTGGGCCGCCCGCCG gtgaagaggaagctgaaCCTGGAGACGGATCACCAGTACATAGCCGAGAGTCTGCCAGCAGGCCGGGGCAAGGCCAGGAACGCGGCCAAAG GGGCAAAGTCTCCAGGGGAGAAGTCCCGCTATGAAACCTCACTGAACCTCACCACCAAGCgcttcctggagctgctgagccagTCACCCGATGGCGTGGTGGACCTCAACTGGGCGGCTGAGGTCCTTAAGGTGCAGAAGAGGCGCATCTACGACATCACCAATGTCTTGGAGGGCATCCAGCTCATCACCAAGAAGTCCAAGAACAACATCCAGTGGCT GGGCAACCAGGCCACTGTGGGGGCCCCCAGCCGGCACcggctgctggagaaggagctgcGGGAGCTGCAGGCGGCCGAGCGGCAGCTGGACGACCTCATCCAGATGTGCTCGGTGCAGCTGCGCCTGCTCACCGAGGACCCTGCCAACCAGCA CGCAGCCTACGTCACCTGCCAGGATCTCCGCAGCGTTGTGGACCCCTCAGAGCAAATGGTGATGGTTATCAAAGCCCCCCCAGAGACCCAGCTGCAGGTCTCAGACCCAGCAGAG GCTTTCCAGGTCTCTGTGCAAAGCACTCAGGGCCCCATCGACGTCTTCCTCTGCCCCGAGGACAGCTCGGGGGTCTGTAGCCCCGTCAAGAGCCCCTTCAAAGCCCCCACAGAGGAGTCATCTCCCAGCCattcacagcccagagcctccCCACTCCTGCACCCTGCCCAGGACGTGAACATGTCGCTGCTGCCCGGAGAACAAG AAGCACTGCTGCCAGGGACCAGCACGATGGCCGGCAAAAGCCCGGCAGAGGATGTGAGCCTCTCACCACTGGCCTCCATGGATGccctcctggagcagagcagggaggactTTGCCGGCTTCTTGGCGGACGAGTTCATCAACCTGTCGcctccccaggcacaggacTACCACTTCGGGCTGGAGGAGGGCGAGGGCATCAGCGAGCTTTTCGACTGTGACTTTGGGGACTTCACGCCCTTGGACTTCTGA